The sequence CCGGAGGTCGATCCGTCGTGGCAGCCGCCGAGCGAGCTCGCGCTCGGCACAGCCGGTTGGGTGATGATCGCCGCGTTTCTCGCGCTCGGTATCGGCTGCGCCGCCCTCTGCGTCGTGCTCGCGAACCAGGTCACCACGTGGCCCGGCCGCATCGGCGTCATCGCGGTCGCGATCGCCGCGGTCGGCTGCCTCATCGGCGGAGCCTTCACCGCCGATCCCGTGACCACCCCGCCGGGCGAGGCGACGCTCACGGGCGCGATCCATTCGCTCGGTCCGGTGCTGCTGGACGGCATTCCGGTGGCTGCTGTGCTGCTCGCGATCTCGCTTCCGAGGCACAGTGCGCATTGGCGTCGGGCTCGCCCTGTCCTCATCGCCGGTGCGGCGTGCACCGTCGGTGCCGCACTATTGCTGACCGTGAGCATGGGCGTCTTCATGTCGGAGACCGGACAGCTCGGGCCGGACGTGCCGATCGGGTGGCAGGGGCGCTTCCTGCTCCTCGCCGTCGCCGCGTGGGTCGTGACGGTCGCGGGGCTCGCGCTCAGTATCCACCGCCGCGCCCGCGCGGGAGCAGCGGGGGCTGCCGAGGTATCCGCTCGCTCGACGCTCGCGACCGGAGCGAGCCGGTGAGCGCCGCGCTGCTCGCCCCAGAGGTGTTCGCGGCGCTCGCCGAGCCCAACCGGTTGCGCATCGTCGAGCTGCTACGCGACGGCGCCCGGCCCGTCGGTGAGATCGCCGAGCGGCTTTCGCTGCTGCAGCCGCAGACCTCGCGCCATCTGCGGATCCTCTCCGAGGCAGGCCTGGTCCGAGCCGACCGCCAGGCCCAGTCACGGGTCTAC is a genomic window of Agromyces protaetiae containing:
- a CDS encoding DUF998 domain-containing protein yields the protein MTPYTPSSPTRIRRAPARVAVLGGALFAVLFVVAHLVQPEVDPSWQPPSELALGTAGWVMIAAFLALGIGCAALCVVLANQVTTWPGRIGVIAVAIAAVGCLIGGAFTADPVTTPPGEATLTGAIHSLGPVLLDGIPVAAVLLAISLPRHSAHWRRARPVLIAGAACTVGAALLLTVSMGVFMSETGQLGPDVPIGWQGRFLLLAVAAWVVTVAGLALSIHRRARAGAAGAAEVSARSTLATGASR
- a CDS encoding ArsR/SmtB family transcription factor, which codes for MSAALLAPEVFAALAEPNRLRIVELLRDGARPVGEIAERLSLLQPQTSRHLRILSEAGLVRADRQAQSRVYHLLPTPFRSLEAWLGTFAQVWETRTDRLDSYLSDLEAHERLDAPQGDRE